From a single Chlorocebus sabaeus isolate Y175 chromosome X, mChlSab1.0.hap1, whole genome shotgun sequence genomic region:
- the LOC103231725 gene encoding transcription factor SPT20 homolog-like 1 isoform X2: MDRDLEQALDRAENIIEIAQQRPPRRRYSPRAGKTLQEKLYDIYVEECGKEPEDPQELRSNVNLLEKLVRRESLPCLLVNLYPGNQGYSVMLQRKDGSFAETIRLPYDERALLDYLDAEELPPALADVLDKASVNIFHSGCVIVEVRDYRQSSNMQPPGYQSRHILLRPTMQTLAHDVKMMTRDGQKWSQEDKLQLESQLILATAEPLCLDPSVAVACTANRLLYNKQKMNTDPMKRCLQRYSWPSVRSQQEQSDYPPPPELRVSTSGQKEERKAGQPCELDIAKAGRCVDMWKRRSCDLAVPSAVDVEKLAKGCQPVTAAEPQLSVWPAQEVEDPFGFGWEAGSQAWDTKPSIMKSFNDPLLCGKIRPRKKARQKSQKSPRQPFPDDHAAGLRPGSETDTGRAVSQAQESVQSRAKGPGKVSHSSSGPASVSQLSSWKTPEQPKPVWVQSSVLGKGEKHPPPQNQLPSSSGKNSSGTSFPPQQAGSSLKRPFPAAAAASAASAAAPATAPAPAPAPAPAVAAASAAASHSQKPSVHFIQVSRPYPAAQPPTRFIKIAPAFQVRTGSTGLKAINMEGPVRAAQALGSSFKPVQAPGSGGPAPAGISGSGLQSSGGPLPDAKPSAAQASSQAPLQFFLNTPEGLRPMTVLQVPQGSMVLSSTQQQFHQLVSLQQLQQPTAAHRPQPGPQGSAQGMSTQGQAFPAQQLLKVNPTGAGRGLQPQPQAAVLGLLGSAQVPQQGIQLPSVLRQQQQPQLRLKLQPRSQPQLPQPPKLQLQQQPQPQQQQPQSQQPRRQPIQLQTQQLRVLQQPVFLATGAVQIVQPHPGGQAASQSVVQTKGGKPTPPAP, encoded by the exons ATGGATCGAGATTTAGAACAGGCTCTGGATCGCGCAGAGAATATCATTGAAATTGCCCAACAGAGACCTCCTAGAAGGAGATACTCACCTAGGGCGGGAAAAACTCTGCAGGAAAAACTTTATGACATTTATGTAGAAGAATGTGGAAAAGAGCCTGAGGATCCTCAGGAATTGAGAAGCAATGTAAACTTGTTAGAAAAGCTTGTTAGGAGAGAATCCTTGCCATGTTTACTGGTCAATCTATACCCAGGCAATCAGGGGTATTCTGTGATGCTCCAGAGAAAAGATGGGTCCTTTGCAGAGACCATTCGACTCCCTTATGATGAAAGGGCATTGCTCGACTACTTGGATGCAGAAGAATTACCCCCTGCTTTGGCCGATGTCCTTGATAAAGCTTCAGTTAACATTTTTCATAGTGGGTGTGTCATAGTAGAAGTTCGTGACTACAGGCAGTCCAGTAATATGCAACCTCCTGGTTACCAAAGCAGGCATATTCTCCTACGTCCAACAATGCAGACTTTAGCCCATGATGTGAAGATGATGACAAGAGATGGCCAGAAATGGAGCCAGGAAGACAAGCTGCAGCTTGAGAGCCAACTGATCTTAGCGACAGCTGAACCACTGTGTCTTGATCCTTCTGTAGCAGTCGCCTGCACTGCAAACAGGCTGCTGTACAACAAGCAAAAGATGAATACCGACCCGATGAAACGGTGCCTCCAGAGGTATTCGTGGCCCTCTGTAAGGTCACAGCAGGAGCAGTCTGACTATCCACCTCCTCCTGAGCTGAGAGTGTCGACTTCTggccaaaaagaagaaagaaaagcaggtcAGCCTTGTGAGCTGGACATTGCTAAAGCAGGACGTTGTGTAGACATGTGGAAACGTAGATCCTGTGATTTGGCTGTGCCTTCGGcagtggatgtggagaaacttGCTAAAGGGTGTCAGCCTGTCACAGCTGCTGAGCCACAGCTCTCAGTCTGGccagcccaggaggtagaagacCCTTTCGGATTTGGATGGGAAGCTGGCTCTCAGGCCTGGGACACCAAGCCAAGCATCATGAAGTCGTTTAATGATCCACTTCTCTGTGGTAAAATACGGCCCCGTAAAAAAGCCAGGCAGAAGAGCCAGAAGTCTCCCAGGCAGCCCTTCCCAGATGACCATGCAGCTGGTCTCAGGCCTGGGTCAGAGACTGATACTGGGAGGGCAGTGAGTCAGGCCCAGGAATCGGTGCAGAGCAGAGCCAAAGGTCCAGGCAAGGTGTCACACAGCTCCAGTGGCCCAGCCAGTGTCAGTCAGCTGTCCTCATGGAAAACACCAGAACAGCCTAAGCCTGTGTGGGTCCAGTCTTCAGtattggggaagggagagaaacatCCACCTCCCCAAAACCAACTTCCCTCAAGCTCAGGAAAGAACTCCTCAGGTACCAGTTTTCCCCCACAACAGGCAGGCAGCTCTCTTAAGCGTCcttttcctgctgctgctgccgcttcTGCTGCTTCTGCCGC TGCTCCTGccactgctcctgctcctgctcctgctcctgctcctgctgtaGCTGCTGCTTCTGCAGCAGCAAGTCATTCTCAGAAGCCCTCTGTGCATTTCATTCAAGTTAGCAGGCCCTATCCAGCTGCCCAGCCCCCCACCAGATTCATAAAAATAGCCCCAGCCTTTCAGGTCAGGACAGGCTCCACTGGCCTAAAGGCCATCAACATGGAGGGCCCAGTCCGGGCAGCCCAGGCTTTGGGTAGCAGTTTCAAGCCTGTGCAGGCCCCTGGCTCGGGTGGCCCGGCTCCTGCAGGAATCAGTGGCAGTGGCCTTCAGTCCTCAGGAGGTCCACTACCAGATGCAAAGCCCAGTGCAGCACAGGCATCTTCTCAAGCACCCCTTCAGTTTTTCCTAAATACTCCTGAAGGTCTCAGGCCCATGACTGTCCTCCAGGTTCCACAGGGCTCCATGGTTTTGAGCAGCACGCAGCAGCAGTTCCATCAGCTGGTTTCCCTGCAACAGCTCCAGCAGCCCACAGCTGCTCACCGTCCTCAGCCAGGGCCACAGGGTTCCGCACAAGGTATGAGCACTCAAGGGCAGGCCTTCCCTGCTCAGCAGCTTCTTAAGGTGAACCCCACTGGCGCAGGTCGTGGtctgcagccccagccccaggcagctgTGTTGGGTCTTCTTGGCTCTGCCCAGGTTCCTCAGCAGGGTATCCAGCTCCCCTCTGTCttgaggcagcagcagcagccacagctgCGGCTGAAGCTGCAACCACGGTCACAGCCGCAGCTGCCACAGCCACCGAAGCTGCAACTgcagcagcagccacagccacagcagcagcagccacagtcACAGCAGCCACGGCGACAGCCGATCCAGCTCCAGACGCAGCAGTTGAGAGTCCTGCAGCAGCCAGTGTTTTTGGCAACAGGCGCTGTTCAGATAGTGCAGCCACATCCAGGTGGGCAAGCAGCGAGCCAGTCGGTAGTGCAGACGAAGGGAGGCAAGCCAACCCCTCCAGCGCCCTGA
- the LOC103231725 gene encoding transcription factor SPT20 homolog-like 1 isoform X1 codes for MDRDLEQALDRAENIIEIAQQRPPRRRYSPRAGKTLQEKLYDIYVEECGKEPEDPQELRSNVNLLEKLVRRESLPCLLVNLYPGNQGYSVMLQRKDGSFAETIRLPYDERALLDYLDAEELPPALADVLDKASVNIFHSGCVIVEVRDYRQSSNMQPPGYQSRHILLRPTMQTLAHDVKMMTRDGQKWSQEDKLQLESQLILATAEPLCLDPSVAVACTANRLLYNKQKMNTDPMKRCLQRYSWPSVRSQQEQSDYPPPPELRVSTSGQKEERKAGQPCELDIAKAGRCVDMWKRRSCDLAVPSAVDVEKLAKGCQPVTAAEPQLSVWPAQEVEDPFGFGWEAGSQAWDTKPSIMKSFNDPLLCGKIRPRKKARQKSQKSPRQPFPDDHAAGLRPGSETDTGRAVSQAQESVQSRAKGPGKVSHSSSGPASVSQLSSWKTPEQPKPVWVQSSVLGKGEKHPPPQNQLPSSSGKNSSGTSFPPQQAGSSLKRPFPAAAAASAASAASPAAVVAAAAPAASPTAAAAAAAAPAPAPAPAPAPAPAPAAPASAPATAPAPAPAPAPAVAAASAAASHSQKPSVHFIQVSRPYPAAQPPTRFIKIAPAFQVRTGSTGLKAINMEGPVRAAQALGSSFKPVQAPGSGGPAPAGISGSGLQSSGGPLPDAKPSAAQASSQAPLQFFLNTPEGLRPMTVLQVPQGSMVLSSTQQQFHQLVSLQQLQQPTAAHRPQPGPQGSAQGMSTQGQAFPAQQLLKVNPTGAGRGLQPQPQAAVLGLLGSAQVPQQGIQLPSVLRQQQQPQLRLKLQPRSQPQLPQPPKLQLQQQPQPQQQQPQSQQPRRQPIQLQTQQLRVLQQPVFLATGAVQIVQPHPGGQAASQSVVQTKGGKPTPPAP; via the coding sequence ATGGATCGAGATTTAGAACAGGCTCTGGATCGCGCAGAGAATATCATTGAAATTGCCCAACAGAGACCTCCTAGAAGGAGATACTCACCTAGGGCGGGAAAAACTCTGCAGGAAAAACTTTATGACATTTATGTAGAAGAATGTGGAAAAGAGCCTGAGGATCCTCAGGAATTGAGAAGCAATGTAAACTTGTTAGAAAAGCTTGTTAGGAGAGAATCCTTGCCATGTTTACTGGTCAATCTATACCCAGGCAATCAGGGGTATTCTGTGATGCTCCAGAGAAAAGATGGGTCCTTTGCAGAGACCATTCGACTCCCTTATGATGAAAGGGCATTGCTCGACTACTTGGATGCAGAAGAATTACCCCCTGCTTTGGCCGATGTCCTTGATAAAGCTTCAGTTAACATTTTTCATAGTGGGTGTGTCATAGTAGAAGTTCGTGACTACAGGCAGTCCAGTAATATGCAACCTCCTGGTTACCAAAGCAGGCATATTCTCCTACGTCCAACAATGCAGACTTTAGCCCATGATGTGAAGATGATGACAAGAGATGGCCAGAAATGGAGCCAGGAAGACAAGCTGCAGCTTGAGAGCCAACTGATCTTAGCGACAGCTGAACCACTGTGTCTTGATCCTTCTGTAGCAGTCGCCTGCACTGCAAACAGGCTGCTGTACAACAAGCAAAAGATGAATACCGACCCGATGAAACGGTGCCTCCAGAGGTATTCGTGGCCCTCTGTAAGGTCACAGCAGGAGCAGTCTGACTATCCACCTCCTCCTGAGCTGAGAGTGTCGACTTCTggccaaaaagaagaaagaaaagcaggtcAGCCTTGTGAGCTGGACATTGCTAAAGCAGGACGTTGTGTAGACATGTGGAAACGTAGATCCTGTGATTTGGCTGTGCCTTCGGcagtggatgtggagaaacttGCTAAAGGGTGTCAGCCTGTCACAGCTGCTGAGCCACAGCTCTCAGTCTGGccagcccaggaggtagaagacCCTTTCGGATTTGGATGGGAAGCTGGCTCTCAGGCCTGGGACACCAAGCCAAGCATCATGAAGTCGTTTAATGATCCACTTCTCTGTGGTAAAATACGGCCCCGTAAAAAAGCCAGGCAGAAGAGCCAGAAGTCTCCCAGGCAGCCCTTCCCAGATGACCATGCAGCTGGTCTCAGGCCTGGGTCAGAGACTGATACTGGGAGGGCAGTGAGTCAGGCCCAGGAATCGGTGCAGAGCAGAGCCAAAGGTCCAGGCAAGGTGTCACACAGCTCCAGTGGCCCAGCCAGTGTCAGTCAGCTGTCCTCATGGAAAACACCAGAACAGCCTAAGCCTGTGTGGGTCCAGTCTTCAGtattggggaagggagagaaacatCCACCTCCCCAAAACCAACTTCCCTCAAGCTCAGGAAAGAACTCCTCAGGTACCAGTTTTCCCCCACAACAGGCAGGCAGCTCTCTTAAGCGTCcttttcctgctgctgctgccgcttcTGCTGCTTCTGCCGCGTCTCCTGCTGCTGtagttgctgctgctgctcctgccgCTTctcccactgctgctgctgctgctgctgctgctcctgctcctgctcctgctcctgctcctgctcctgctcctgctcctgccgcTCCTGCCAGTGCTCCTGccactgctcctgctcctgctcctgctcctgctcctgctgtaGCTGCTGCTTCTGCAGCAGCAAGTCATTCTCAGAAGCCCTCTGTGCATTTCATTCAAGTTAGCAGGCCCTATCCAGCTGCCCAGCCCCCCACCAGATTCATAAAAATAGCCCCAGCCTTTCAGGTCAGGACAGGCTCCACTGGCCTAAAGGCCATCAACATGGAGGGCCCAGTCCGGGCAGCCCAGGCTTTGGGTAGCAGTTTCAAGCCTGTGCAGGCCCCTGGCTCGGGTGGCCCGGCTCCTGCAGGAATCAGTGGCAGTGGCCTTCAGTCCTCAGGAGGTCCACTACCAGATGCAAAGCCCAGTGCAGCACAGGCATCTTCTCAAGCACCCCTTCAGTTTTTCCTAAATACTCCTGAAGGTCTCAGGCCCATGACTGTCCTCCAGGTTCCACAGGGCTCCATGGTTTTGAGCAGCACGCAGCAGCAGTTCCATCAGCTGGTTTCCCTGCAACAGCTCCAGCAGCCCACAGCTGCTCACCGTCCTCAGCCAGGGCCACAGGGTTCCGCACAAGGTATGAGCACTCAAGGGCAGGCCTTCCCTGCTCAGCAGCTTCTTAAGGTGAACCCCACTGGCGCAGGTCGTGGtctgcagccccagccccaggcagctgTGTTGGGTCTTCTTGGCTCTGCCCAGGTTCCTCAGCAGGGTATCCAGCTCCCCTCTGTCttgaggcagcagcagcagccacagctgCGGCTGAAGCTGCAACCACGGTCACAGCCGCAGCTGCCACAGCCACCGAAGCTGCAACTgcagcagcagccacagccacagcagcagcagccacagtcACAGCAGCCACGGCGACAGCCGATCCAGCTCCAGACGCAGCAGTTGAGAGTCCTGCAGCAGCCAGTGTTTTTGGCAACAGGCGCTGTTCAGATAGTGCAGCCACATCCAGGTGGGCAAGCAGCGAGCCAGTCGGTAGTGCAGACGAAGGGAGGCAAGCCAACCCCTCCAGCGCCCTGA